A portion of the Meriones unguiculatus strain TT.TT164.6M chromosome 11, Bangor_MerUng_6.1, whole genome shotgun sequence genome contains these proteins:
- the LOC110563369 gene encoding immunity-related GTPase family M protein 3-like isoform X2 — translation MQTMSRYRVKIAVTGDSGNGMSSFINAIRGIGHEEVDSAPTGVVRTTQVPACYSSSSFPNVELWDLPGTGATAQSIEDYMEEMRFDAYDLFIIVASEQFSSNHMKLAKAVQEMGKRFYVVWTKLDRDLSTSALSEAQLLQSIRRNIQENLQMEQVKEPPIFLLSSFSPSFHDFPELRHTLQKDLDGVRYRDTLEALSQICDDSISSKELMLKGRMPTTHLEVAVSPVYDSADLEEALETYQKLFGVDDGSLQQVVQSTGTWTMQSQDLLKMDRRLELMTSFVMVMIFRFLGWSWWFGLWNFFIRGFRHQRHRLILRLVAKNTKARLRRALRDYALPSDSF, via the coding sequence ATGCAGACAATGTCGAGATACCGAGTGAAAATCGCTGTGACCGGGGACTCCGGCAATGGCATGTCTTCCTTCATCAATGCCATTAGAGGCATTGGACACGAGGAGGTGGATTCAGCTCCCACCGGGGTGGTGAGGACCACCCAAGTACCGGCCTGTTACTCCTCCTCCAGCTTTCCCAATGTGGAGCTGTGGGACCTGCCCGGCACAGGGGCCACGGCCCAGAGCATCGAGGACTACATGGAGGAGATGCGGTTCGACGCCTACGACCTTTTCATCATCGTCGCATCTGAGCAGTTCAGCTCGAATCACATGAAGCTGGCCAAAGCTGTGCAGGAGATGGGGAAGAGGTTCTACGTTGTCTGGACCAAGCTGGACAGGGACCTCAGCACGAGTGCCCTCTCTGAAGCCCAGCTACTGCAGAGCATCCGAAGGAATATCCAGGAGAATCTCCAGATGGAGCAGGTGAAGGAGCCGCCCATATTCCTGCTATCTAGCTTTAGTCCTTCTTTTCACGACTTCCCAGAGCTTAGACACACTCTGCAGAAAGACCTCGATGGCGTCAGGTACAGAGATACCTTAGAGGCCCTCTCTCAGATCTGTGACGACAGCATCAGCAGTAAGGAGTTGATGCTGAAGGGTCGGATGCCCACCACACACCTGGAGGTGGCTGTTAGCCCCGTGTACGATTCTGCTGACCTCGAGGAGGCTCTGGAAACCTACCAGAAGCTCTTTGGCGTGGATGATGGGTCACTTCAGCAGGTGGTCCAGAGTACGGGGACATGGACCATGCAAAGCCAGGACTTGCTCAAGATGGACAGGAGACTGGAACTGATGACGTCTTTTGTCATGGTCATGATCTTCAGGTTTCTTGGGTGGTCGTGGTGGTTTGGCTTGTGGAATTTTTTCATCCGTGGCTTCAGACACCAGAGACACAGGCTCATCCTTAGACTAGTTGCTAAGAACACCAAGGCCCGCCTGAGGAGAGCGCTCAGGGACTATGCCCTCCCCTCTGATTCCTTCTGA
- the LOC110563369 gene encoding immunity-related GTPase family M protein 3-like isoform X1 produces the protein MDSVLMLPHMAWKAFTLFTTKAKSNTDSESSYSSQIDFSREAEGISKAVAEGKLLDVIYIARDVMQTMSRYRVKIAVTGDSGNGMSSFINAIRGIGHEEVDSAPTGVVRTTQVPACYSSSSFPNVELWDLPGTGATAQSIEDYMEEMRFDAYDLFIIVASEQFSSNHMKLAKAVQEMGKRFYVVWTKLDRDLSTSALSEAQLLQSIRRNIQENLQMEQVKEPPIFLLSSFSPSFHDFPELRHTLQKDLDGVRYRDTLEALSQICDDSISSKELMLKGRMPTTHLEVAVSPVYDSADLEEALETYQKLFGVDDGSLQQVVQSTGTWTMQSQDLLKMDRRLELMTSFVMVMIFRFLGWSWWFGLWNFFIRGFRHQRHRLILRLVAKNTKARLRRALRDYALPSDSF, from the exons ATGGATTCAGTCCTGATGTTACCACACATGGCCTGGAAG GCTTTCACGCTTTTCACAACAAAGGCAAAATCCAACACGGATAGCGAGTCCTCCTACAGCAGCCAGATCGATTTCTCCAGAGAAGCTGAGGGCATTAGTAAGGCTGTGGCAGAGGGGAAGTTACTGGACGTGATTTATATAGCCAGAGACGTGATGCAGACAATGTCGAGATACCGAGTGAAAATCGCTGTGACCGGGGACTCCGGCAATGGCATGTCTTCCTTCATCAATGCCATTAGAGGCATTGGACACGAGGAGGTGGATTCAGCTCCCACCGGGGTGGTGAGGACCACCCAAGTACCGGCCTGTTACTCCTCCTCCAGCTTTCCCAATGTGGAGCTGTGGGACCTGCCCGGCACAGGGGCCACGGCCCAGAGCATCGAGGACTACATGGAGGAGATGCGGTTCGACGCCTACGACCTTTTCATCATCGTCGCATCTGAGCAGTTCAGCTCGAATCACATGAAGCTGGCCAAAGCTGTGCAGGAGATGGGGAAGAGGTTCTACGTTGTCTGGACCAAGCTGGACAGGGACCTCAGCACGAGTGCCCTCTCTGAAGCCCAGCTACTGCAGAGCATCCGAAGGAATATCCAGGAGAATCTCCAGATGGAGCAGGTGAAGGAGCCGCCCATATTCCTGCTATCTAGCTTTAGTCCTTCTTTTCACGACTTCCCAGAGCTTAGACACACTCTGCAGAAAGACCTCGATGGCGTCAGGTACAGAGATACCTTAGAGGCCCTCTCTCAGATCTGTGACGACAGCATCAGCAGTAAGGAGTTGATGCTGAAGGGTCGGATGCCCACCACACACCTGGAGGTGGCTGTTAGCCCCGTGTACGATTCTGCTGACCTCGAGGAGGCTCTGGAAACCTACCAGAAGCTCTTTGGCGTGGATGATGGGTCACTTCAGCAGGTGGTCCAGAGTACGGGGACATGGACCATGCAAAGCCAGGACTTGCTCAAGATGGACAGGAGACTGGAACTGATGACGTCTTTTGTCATGGTCATGATCTTCAGGTTTCTTGGGTGGTCGTGGTGGTTTGGCTTGTGGAATTTTTTCATCCGTGGCTTCAGACACCAGAGACACAGGCTCATCCTTAGACTAGTTGCTAAGAACACCAAGGCCCGCCTGAGGAGAGCGCTCAGGGACTATGCCCTCCCCTCTGATTCCTTCTGA